From a region of the Triticum aestivum cultivar Chinese Spring chromosome 7D, IWGSC CS RefSeq v2.1, whole genome shotgun sequence genome:
- the LOC123170470 gene encoding F-box/kelch-repeat protein SKIP11-like, with protein METHEPCGHRLGDRVDGEQQHVVSWSDIIGVIGRSLSIKCLLRLSRSDYGSVACLNQDFNSLVRSGEIYRLHRNNGVEEYWLYFSRNPLQWDAYDPHCGRWIEVPRMPQDECFMCSDKESLAVGTELLVFGMAHIVYKYSILTNSWTRAGPMNSPLCLFGSTSAGEKAYVAGGIDSLGRKLSAAEMYNSETHAWTPLPCMNEARMMCSGAFMDGKFYVIGGVTNNNKVLKCGEEYDLERGSWRVIENMCEGVHGMAGAPPLIAGATPLIVVVNNQLYAANYNDKDVKRYDKLNNRWIALGKLPEHCVSKDGWGIAFRACGDRLIVIGGPRTYTGGTIEIHSWIPDDQQPPVWNLVAKRSSKSFLYNLAMMGC; from the coding sequence ATGGAAACCCATGAGCCTTGTGGTCATCGTCTCGGCGACAGGGTTGATGGAGAGCAGCAGCACGTCGTCTCCTGGAGCGATATCATTGGTGTGATAGGCCGTAGCCTTTCCATCAAATGCCTCCTGCGGCTGTCCAGGTCAGACTATGGCTCCGTGGCGTGTCTGAACCAAGACTTCAATTCGCTGGTCCGCAGTGGGGAGATCTACCGCCTGCATCGGAACAATGGCGTAGAGGAGTACTGGCTCTACTTCTCCCGCAACCCTCTGCAGTGGGATGCTTACGACCCACACTGCGGACGCTGGATCGAAGTGCCCAGGATGCCACAAGACGAATGCTTCATGTGCTCCGACAAGGAGTCCCTCGCTGTCGGAACCGAGCTACTGGTGTTTGGGATGGCACACATTGTATACAAATATAGCATCCTAACAAATTCATGGACACGGGCTGGTCCGATGAACTCACCGCTTTGCCTATTTGGGTCGACAAGTGCTGGTGAAAAGGCATATGTCGCGGGGGGGATCGATTCGCTTGGAAGGAAACTGAGTGCCGCGGAGATGTACAACTCTGAGACACATGCATGGACACCCCTTCCTTGCATGAATGAGGCTAGGATGATGTGTTCTGGCGCGTTCATGGATGGCAAGTTTTATGTGATCGGTGGTGTTACCAACAACAACAAGGTACTGAAATGTGGTGAGGAATATGACTTGGAGCGGGGGTCTTGGAGGGTCATCGAGAACATGTGTGAGGGCGTCCACGGAATGGCCGGTGCTCCTCCACTCATCGCCGGTGCTACTCCACTCATTGTCGTTGTCAACAATCAGCTTTATGCAGCTAATTACAACGACAAGGATGTGAAGAGGTATGACAAGCTGAATAATAGGTGGATCGCTCTTGGAAAATTGCCTGAACATTGCGTGTCAAAGGATGGTTGGGGCATTGCTTTCCGAGCGTGTGGTGACCGGCTGATTGTCATTGGAGGTCCTAGGACTTATACTGGTGGCACGATTGAGATTCATTCATGGATCCCGGATGATCAACAACCGCCTGTGTGGAATTTGGTTGCTAAACGGTCATCCAAGAGCTTCCTTTATAACTTGGCCATGATGGGTTGCTGA